The genome window TGAGGGCATTGTCTTTGGGTTGAAACGACAGGGACAGGACAAACAGGAATGGCCAACTCATGATGAGTTGGCCATTCCTGTTTGCGGATTGAGAGGAACTAGAAGGGGTTCAGCTTGCTCAGACCCTTCTTCTTTTTCTTCTTGCTGGAAGACTCGTCGCTTTGATCCAGCTTGGGCTTTTTCTTGGAGGCCTTGGCGTCGGCTGGGGCCGCTGTATTCTGCGCGGGTGTTGAGCCGGACTTGACGTCGTTGACCTGCTCGGGTGCGGCTGCGGGAGCCTCTGCTTCGGGCAGCTTGGTTTCCGTGGGGCCGACGGATTTTACGACGGCATTGGGATCTTCTTCAGGCTTGGCTGCTGGAGCGGCGTTAGGAGCGCTTACGATGGATGCGCCGACACTATTGCCACTGCCGCCACTTGAGTCGGGAACATTCTCAAACTGCAGAGGAGCCTGGGGCTGGTCGGAGCGCGGCGGCTCGTTGGCTCCAGTGGGCTCGGCTGTCTTTCCTGCTTCGGCGGGAGCACCGGGCTGGCTGGCGCGGAAGGCGGAAGCGAAAATCTGCTGATTTTCCTTGGTGATTGAGGGAGCGATGGTCCGCGAGGGGGCGGTCATGGTGGGCTCGCCTACGTGGGCGGCTTCGACGACCAGAGGACCGTGCTTGATCAGGCCCAGAGTCTTGTCGGTGAAGCGAACGGGCTGGCGGCTGCGCTCTTCTGCATCATTCTCGGCAACGGCTTCCTGGGTAGGCTCGGGAACGGGCCGGTTCATGGCGACGAGACGGTCACGGGCATCCTCGACATGGGGAGCCATTGGGTAGCGGACGATGATTTTGCCGTAGGCTGCTGCGGCCTTGTCCAGATAAATCTGGTTCAAGCGTTCACGAACCGAGCCGGGAAGAGCTTTTGCGGCTTCTACGGAACGAGCTTCGCCGGAATAGGCGTCGCCGATCGTCAGCCAGAGCTGATCGCTTCTGCTGTAGAGGGGATAGGTGTCTGCGACGGTCTGCAGGCGGGCGATTGCTCCGGCCCAGTTTTCGCGGCTGGCATAGTACTGGCCGATGAGGAACTCGCGTTCGCCGAGGACTTCCTGGGTTTCGCGGAGCTTCTGCTTGGCGCGCGGTACGAGAGACGAGTCGGGGAACTGGTTAATCATTTCGCGATACGCCTGTTCGGCATGAACGGCGTTGTTGAAGTCGCGATCGGGTTTTTCCATCTGCATGAAGTAGATGTCGGCTACCTTCATCTTTGCTTCTGCCGCTTCGGGAGCCTGCGGGAAGAAGGTGATGAAGTCGTTGTACTCGGCCTCGGCCTGGGTGAGAGCGGCGGTGCCGCCTTCCTTGAACCAGCTATCGCCTACGGCCAGTTTGGCGCGCATCTGGTATTCCGACTCGGGGTAGGTGTTCAGAAGGGTCTGCAGGTCGAGCCGGGCTACGTCGAAACGGCCCTTTTTGAGCGCGATCATCGCCTTGTCGAACAACTCTTTGTCGGGCTGACGGCTGGAGACGTTGGCGAGCGGGTTGGCGCTCAAGTCCTGATTTTTCTTCGTTTTCGGGACCTTGGTCTTGGCCTGTGCCGGAACCATTGTCAGTGCCAGGGTGAGGATGCCGAGGGTCGCGGTAAGGCGCCCGGCGTTCCTGTTCAAGGTTTTCGTTGTAAACACCGTCATACCACCTCTATTTTGCTGTGGGCAGCCATGAGGTTCGCCCACCCTGCATCCTGAAAACTTGTCTGGGCGAATGTTCTACCGCCCTGTTGCCGATCTGATTGGCCGACTCTGCTTATGCTTCGCCTGATGCGATTTTCGCAACTGCCAGCAATTCGCGTGCATTCTGTTCGGCGCTGCCGTTGCTAAATACGGCACTGCCTGCCACGAGCAGATCCGCTCCTGCTTTGACGACCTGGGCGATGGTATCGTGAGCCACGCCGCCGTCCACTTCAATTCTAAACGCCAAGCCGAGCTCCTGGCGGATTTCTGCTAGTCTACGGATCTTATCCAGGGAGAAAGGGATAAAATTCTGCCCGCCGAAGCCGGGATTCACGCTCATGATGAGCACGTGGTGCAGCATGGGCAGGATATCGAGCAGGACATCGACGCGTGTAGCCGGATTGAGAACGACTCCGGGGTGCATGCCGTGATTCTGAATCAGCTCGATGGTGCGATGCAGATGCGGGCAGGCCTCGTAATGAACGCCGATCCAGTTTGCGCCTGCTTCGGCAAAGGCGGGAATGTAGTCGTTGGGATTGTCGATCATCAGGTGGCAGTCGAGCGGCAGGCTGGTGGCTTTGCGCAGACTTCTTACGACGGGCGGCCCCAGAGTGATGTTGGGGACGAAATGGCCGTCCATTACATCGACATGAATGACTGTGCCGCCGCCTCGCTCGGCCGCGGCTACTTCGTCGGCAAGATGCGCAAAATCGGCGGAGAGGATAGATGGAAGCAGTTCAACCATGGGTAGTATCTGACTCGCTTTCCGGCCTGTTTTCGGCACAGTTCCAGAGATTTCAAGTGTACCAGCCAGCGGGAGTTGGATTTCTACAGAAGAAGGCTGCCGGGTGGCTTGCACTCATTCTTCATTCTGGAAAGCGGGGCTGTCAGGCAATATGCCAGGCAAATTGTCAGTTCGGGGAGGGCCGTTCGGCGCTGTCGACTACAAGTGCGTTTACCGGTCCATGGGTTGGGACGAGCCGGAGGCCGAGTTGGTCCTGGATGGCACGAAAAAGCGGTGGGCTTGGAGCGTCCGCGGAGGCAACGGGAACATCACCGCCGAACTGCGTTTCGTCGGGGGCCCATTCGAAATCGAAATCATATCTGCCGGAAAGGCCGGTCTTGTCCACGACCGGGCGGTCGAGAATGGCTCTCTGCAGCAGTGAAGCGAACTCGCCCATGGTCGCGTTCCGTCCGGGAAGCACGATGCGCTGCGGATAGACTACGCCGGGGCCTACGGACGGAGGCGTATCGGGAGCGGCGGTGGGCTTGAGTTTTGGACCATCTTTGCTTACTTGTAATTCAAAGATGGAAAACTCCTTTGCTTCGCGATGGAAGGTGAGTTTGAAGCGGTCGACGAGGAGAGCCCGCAGCATAGTCATCTGCTCATTGCGGGTGGGCCGGATCTCGCTTGAAATTTCTCCCTGGACTTTGCCTGGACCTTCGCCCGGATGTTCGCCCGGTGTGACGGCGACGATGTTGTAGTGATCGGACTCGATCCAGTTTGGACCGCCGGAGATGGTTTTGGGGTTGAGGTCGTAGGCGGCGGCAATCAGCAGCTTGAGTGTGTAGTCTTTGGCCACGAATCGGTGGGCGTCCTGCATGGTGATGAAGCGGCCTTTTCCTTCGTCGGGGCCGACGGGCTTGATTGTGGCTACATCGAAGGCGTCGAATTTTGGTCGTTCGGCGCTGGGCTGGGGTTGGGATTGGGGCTGCGTTGGGGGCTGGGCGATGAGGCTGTATGGGGAGAGAAGAAGAATCGCGGCGGCGATCTGCCGGGCCGTTCCATGCATTGTTAAATGGGCCATGATGCTCTGCCTTTCATCAAAGACTCGTCGGGGGAAGGCCTGCTGGGGAAAGACTTGCAGGGGAAAGACTGGCTGCCGCTACGCGGCCGATGCTGCGCAGCATGGATTTCAGTGGCCAGGGCTGGTTTTCGCCGGTATGCGGAAAACAGATTTCGCCGATGCGTTTTTGCTGGGGACGGTAATACCAGCGAGTGACGAGCGCTAAATGTCCCTGCCGGGTGGTTGCGTTGGGCTGGGGACGGGTCGCGGCGAGGGATTCGAGGACGGACTCCAGGCGGGCTTCGAGGAGATCGCGATTTGCTTTTCGGCCGGGCTGGCTGGAGGTGCCTGGCGTGCTGGAGGTGCCGGATGGGCTGCCTTGGGGTTCGCTCTCGGGAACGGGCTGAATGGCCATCGGTTGGGCGAAAAGAGAACTCGATCCGGACTGCTCGTTTTGAATTCTCATGCCGAGGGTTGAAAAAGGCGCAGGGCCGCGCAGTTCGCCGTTCTCATAAAGAAAGACGGAGACTTCTTCGGGATTGGCTGACACCTGGAAGAAGCAGGCGCGGAGTTCGCTAAGGGGACGCACGATTTCGGCGGCGAGGGCGCGGACGGATTCGACGCGCTGGAACTGGGCGTGCAGGGCGGCGGCGGCTTCAAACTCCATTTGCTCGGAGGCGTGATCGCGCTGCTGGCCGATGATGGTGAGCTTGCTTTCGCCGCGCGTGGCGAGGAAGCTACGAACGGCATCGGATTCCTCGGCATAACGCTCGTCGGTGCAGCCCTGATAGCAGGGAGCGAGACACTTTTTCATTTCGGAGTAGACGCAGCCGGGATGGCTGGGATGGGGATCGAGATTTTCTTCGCAGCGGCGCAGGAGGAAGAGCTTGAGCACCTCTTCGCAATAGCGTTCGGCGGAGGTGCGAGATGGAAACGGTCCGAAGGCCCACTGGCTTTCTTTGAGGCTGGGGCGGTTGGTGATGGTGAGGCGCGGATAGGGATTGCCGCCGTGAAAGCGCACGAAAGCTGGGGGGCGCAGGTGCATGCGTTCCAGTACTTTTGCACCGTAGGCCTGCTCCAGCAGGCAGAATTGCAGCAGTAGCGATTCAAATTCAGAGCCGGTGATTTGCCAGGCGATGCGGCGGACGCGTGAGACCAGTTGCAGGCGCCGGGTTTGCCCGACGGCGGGGCGCAACAGGCGTTCGAGACGGCGGCGCAGGTCGGGAGTGGTGCCGATGTAGGGCTCGGCGGACTCGTCGGCTCCGTAGAGGGCAAAGACGGCGGCTTTGCGCGCGGGTAGCTGACGGAGCGCTTCAGCGGGGTTGGCGGCGTCGAAAGGGAGCGTTTGATTCAGCATGGCTGAGCCTCTCAGGCTCCCGCGATGGCCATGCCGTCGACGCGCAGGGTCGGTGCGGCGACAGAACTGCGGAAAACGAGATCGTTGCCGATGGCTGTGATGTTGCGGAACATCTCGCGGAGGTTGCCGGCGATGGTGATCTCTTCGACGGCATAGGTCAGTTCGCCGTTTTCTATCCACAGGCCGGAGGCGCCGCGGGAGTAGTCGCCGGTGACCATATTGGCTCCGAAGCCCATGAGGCTGGTGACGTATAGTCCGCTGGGAATGTCGGCCAGAATTTCTTCCGGAGTCTGACTGCCGGGCACGAGGTACAGGTTGCCTGCTCCGATACCGGGGCTGCCTGCCAATCCGCGCGTCGCGTTGCCTGTCGAGCGCATGTTCAGCTTGCGGGCGGTGTAGGTGTTGAGCAGGTAGGTTTGCAGGATGCCATTTTCGACGACAACGGTGCGACGGGTGGGCAGGCCTTCGCCGTCGAAGGGTGAGGTGCCGTAACCGCCTACTCCGTTGGGGAGAAGCATGGTGTGGTCATCGATGACGGTGAGATTGGCGGCGGCGATGCTTTCGCCGAGCTGGCCGACCAGGAAGGAGGCTGAGCGCCAGATGGAGTCGCCGGAAGCAGCCTCGAAGAGATGGCCGATGAGAGAGCGCGATACATCCTGCGAGAAGACGATGGGTACCTGCTGGGTGGGAACGCGGCGTGCTCCGAGATGGCGCAGGGCGCGGCGGGCAGCTTCTTTGCCGATGGACTCGGGGGATTCAAGGTCGGCGATGCGACGAGCGCTGCTGGACCAGGAATCGCGCTGCATGGAGCCTTTTTCATCCATTGCGAGCGGAACAGCGGATAGACCGCAGTAGCTGGAGCGATATTGGCCGAGGAAGCCGCGCGAGTTGGCGAGCACACGACGGCCGGTGGCCGCGTCGAAGCTGCCACCCTGGGAGTTGGTGATGCGGGGATCGGCTGCGAGTGCTGCTGCTTCGGCGCGTTTGGCGCGGTCGATGCGTTCGGCGGCGGGCAGGGAATAGACGTCTTCGTAATAGAGGTGCAGATCGTCCTGCAACTGGCCAAAGTCGGCGGGATCGGGCAGTCCGGCGAAGGAGTCCTCTTCGGTGACCTGGGCCAATGCCATTGCGCCGGATACGAGCTGAGCGATGCCGTCCGGAGTGAGGTCGCTGGTGGAGGCTGAAGCCGATCGCTGGCCCCTGAAGACGCGCAGGCCAAGGCCGCGGGAACCGGATTCCTGGAGTGTTTCCACTTCGCCCATGCGGACTGAGACGGAGAACTCATCTCCCTCGCTGACGATGGCTTCAGCGTCGGTGGCTCCTGCTTTGATGGCGCGGTCGACAACCTCGGCAGCCAGGGATTTCAGGTCGAGTTTGGAATTCGATTGGGACGTTGCGGCAACTTCAGACATGGCTTCACAGTATCAAAAACGGGGGGATGTATGCGGCTGGAGGAGCCTGGGCGGTGAGTTCACATGAAGGAAGAACCCGGTTTTGGGCCGGGTTCAGATTGGGTTTGGGGAAAAGCGGCGGGTTATTTGTGCGAAAGGTGGGGTGCGGAGTGTTCGGAGTCGTTTGATCCGTTTGATCTATCGAATCCGTCGGAGCCATGCTGCTTAACCAGCTTGTTGTAAATGCCTAAGAGCAAAAAGGGAGCGGCCCACTGGCCGACAAACAAGGCCCAGTCGGGTTTTCTGGCGATCTTGAAACCGGCAGACATGGCCATAGATGCCAGAGCGGCTCCGAGGTAGGCGCTGGAGGGAATCTGGGCAGTGTGTTTTTCGATGGAAGCGGTGAGCTGATCTTCGCGGGCTTCGCCGGGAAGGACGCGGTTGTCGGTCATACGGGTCTCCTTAATCTCGTTTGAGATCTCGTTTGGGATCTCGTTGGTAGCGCCAAAGTTATGGCGCTACCAACTGAGATGCCGAAAGGCAGGAGTCCTGGAGAGCTGCTATTGGTGTGGTCAAAACCGGAGTGGCTTTTTTCAATGAGCAGTGGGCAAAAGCTGGAAATGCCCAGTGCAATGAGCTAGTTCAGGGGCTTGGGGTGAGTCCGTTTTTCTCCGGCGAAACAATCGCCCAGGCTGCAGCCGGGGTTTTTGCTGAAGTGCTCGCCACGCTCTGCCAGTTCTTTTTCCGGGGCGGCGGCGCGCAGGCGTACTCTGCCCAAGCACTCCGGACAACGGAAGGTATCATCCTGCAGGCGTAACGCTTCTTTTACGGGCATGCGCTGCCATCCAAAAACGCGGCTATCGGCCGCACCATGCCATCGCTTTACTTCAACTTCTTCAACCATGTATATCCCTGCTTTCGGTTCATCCTGCGTTGCATCTCAGGTGTTATCGTCCGGTGCCGCCGACGGTCATTTTGTCGAGTTTAATGGTGGGCATGCCGACTCCGACAGGCACGCTTTGGCCGTTTTTGCCGCAGGTGCCGATGCCTTCATCGAGCTTGAGATCGTGGCCGACCATGGAGACATATTTCAGAGCCTCCGGACCGTTGCCAATCAGGGTTGCGTCCTTCACTGGGGCGGTGATTTTGCCATCCTCGATGAGGTAGGCTTCGGACGCTGAGAAAACGAATTTTCCGTTGGTAATATCCACCTGTCCGCCGCCGAAATTGACGGCGTAGAGGCCGCGCCGAACGCTGCGGATAATGTCTTCAGGGGAGTCGTCGCCGGCGAGCATGTAGGTGTTGGTCATGCGCGGCATGGGGATGCACTGATAGTTCTCGCGGCGGCCGGAACCGGTGTTGGCTGCGCCTGTGAGCCGCGAGGAGAGCTTATCGGTGAGATAGCCCTTGAGGATGCCGTTTTCGATCAGCACGGTCTCCTGGGTTGGCGAACCTTCGTCGTCGACGTTAAGCGAGCCGCGGCGACCAGCGATGGTTCCGTTATCAACGACGGTCACCTTGGAACTGGCGACAGACTGGCCGACGAGTCCGGCGAATGCGGAGGTTTTTTTGCGGTTGAAATCGGCTTCGAGGCCATGACCGACGGCTTCGTGGAGCAGGATGCCGGGCCAGCCGGGGCCGAGAACGACTTCCATTTCGCCTGCCGGTGCGGGGACTGCGCCGAGTTGCAGGATGGCTCCGCGGGCGGCTTCGCGAGCCAGACTTTCCGGGCTCTTGGAGCCGACGAAGATGTCCAGACCGCCGCGTCCGCCGCAGCCTCCGGAGCCGCGTGTGGTGTTCGAGTCGTCTTTCGCGATGACGAAGACGTTCAGGCGGCAGAGGGGCTGGGTGTCGGAGGCAAAGGCTCCATCTGATCCGGCAATGAGGATGCGCCGCAGCTCTTCGCTATAGCTGGCGCGAACCTGAATTACGCGTGGATCGAAGGCACGCGCTGCGCGATCGGCGCGCTGGATGAGATCGAGTCTTGCGGCCAGATCGAGGTCAAAACCGCCCAGCGGAACGGGGTAAAGATCGGCGACGGGTGCGTCGTTGAATCCCTGGATGGGCTGTTTGGATGGCCCTGAGGCTATAAGCGCAGCGGTCTTTGCTGCGTGGATCAGGCGTTCGGGGCTGAGATTGTCAGTGTAGGCATAGCCGGTGCGCTCGCCGGAGAGGACGCGAATGCCGCATCCGGCGCTGGTGCCCTGGCTGGCGGATTTGACGATCTGCTCATCGACACCGAGCGCTGTGGCTGTAACTGACTCAAAGTAAAGATCCGCGTAGTCTCCGCCTGCGGAAAGGGCTTCCCCGAGGCATCGTTCCAAAAGGCTTTCTGTAATTCCAAATTTCTGGAAAAAGTAGCGTTTGTGGCTGGCGGTCGGAAGTGGAGCGAGTATTGGAGAAGCACTCATCGTACTTATCAGTGTACGCCTGAGAGCAACAATTCACCGATTTGCTGTTGATTGGCAGGCGGCTGGGTAAGGCTACGGGATAAAGCGGCAGGTGCCCGATTCATTAAAATTAGGCGCGGAGTCTGCGTAATTCCAATGATCCCAGCCCCGAGGCGTAGCGCTCTTGATACCTGTGTATTCCGTAAGGAATTTGCGGGTGGAATCATGCTACGCTCCTAGCATGAAGAAGTTACTCGTTGCCACTCTCCTGTTGCTGGTTTGCGCAAGCCCTGCTTTTGCAGCGGGCAGACACCATCATCATCGTCGCCATCACCACCCTCATCACCGCGCGGCCTAACGCATACTCAGCCGTGTGATATACGTGGCGTAGAGCCCCGGGAGCGAACAGCTTCGGGGCTCTTGCCATTTGCAGATTTGCTTATAGCTCCCTGCTTTATCGACTGCCTACAAATCTGATAGCTTTGCCCCAATGACACTTTCTACGGACTTGCGCTATCCGGTTGGCCGCTTCAGTGCGCCTGCGAGTAAAACTTATGCTGATTTCACTGCCGCCATCGATGTGCTGAGGCAGTTGCCGCGACTGCTTACGGCTGCGGTCGATGGCCTGGACGACTCACAGCTCGACACACCTTATCGCGACGGCGGCTGGACGGTGCGCCAGGTGGTGCATCATCTGGCTGACAGCCATTTGAATTCGTACATACGGTTCAAGCTGGCTCTCACTGAGAATTGGCCGACTATCAAGGCTTATGACCAGGAGGCCTGGGCGAATTTGCCTGATTCGAAGATGCCGGTGCAGGTTTCGCTGGACCTTGCTACCGCGGTGCATGCCCGGTGGGTTGCGCTGCTGGAGTCGATGACGGAAGAGCAGTTTGAGCTCGGTTTTACTCATCCGATTTATGGAAGTATGACGCTGGCTCATGCGCTGGCGATGTACGACTGGCATAGCCGTCATCACGTGGGCCACATCAACGGCCTGCGCAGCCGGATGGGCTGGTAGTTCGCGTTATGGCCGTCGTCATGCCCGTAAGCAGCGAGGGTGAGCCTGCGTCCGCTACGGCCCTGGTTGCGGCCATTGAGGCATACCTGGCGGACCATGCGGCGGCTGCGGTGCTCGAAGATGGGCGCGTGCTTTTTGATCTGCGGTATGCGCGCTACTCCGTCGCGGAGGCTCATGGCCGCTGCGTATTGCAGTTCTGGAGCGAGGAGCGCAATGTTGTTCGCTCGGTGATCAGCAGTCAGCGACGGGCGGGTTCTCTGCGGCTGCTGACGCGGCGTATGGGTGCTCCCAAGCCGGTTGCTCTGGAACTGGTTCCGAGCAGCGATCGCCGCACGCCGACTGCTCGGGATGCGGCTCGCCGCCAGTACATGCGGCTGCTGGAGCGAGTGCTGCTGCGAAACTTTCCGGAATGGAAGCCGGATGGATTTCGTTCGGCTACCGATCTTGAGCACAGCTTTGGTCCAGCTTATGTTCGCGGGGTGTTGGTGCGCGGAACGATGGCTACGATGGCTGAGGCAGTTGTCGGCATCGGTGTTTCGGAGTCGTCTGCGATGGTCGATGGAGTGCTGACTCCTGGCCTGCTGTGGCTGGATCATTGTCGCGAACACAGTGTGGGCAAGGCTGGGCGCGGTCGCCACTTTGGCGGGCTCAGGATTATCGTGCCAGCGGGCGCGTGGCGAACTACTGCGGAGCGCATGGTGTGGCTCAATCATGGTGTAGCGAGCTTTCAACTCTTCACGCTGGATGAACGGTCGGAAGAGCTTGTCGCGATAGACTTTCGCGATGTTGGCAATATGGACTCACGGCTGGTGCACGCCTTTGATGCGCAGGCAGCTATCGAACGCGCCCAGGCTGGTGTGGCACGTGTGCTGAAGCTGATCCCTGAGGCGGCGCATGCGCGGATCGAGTTACGCGCATGCGCCGCGGCGGAGGTTGGCATGCTGCTGCATGGGCTGGAGTTTGCCCGTATACGTCAGAATGCTGCACGTTCTTTTGCTCGCGAGGATGAGATTGTTTTTGGTGCTGGCGCGAATGAAACGGTACTCGATGATGGGTCGGAAATGCTGTGCCGCAAGCTGCTGGAGCAGCTCTTCGATAGCCGCCATTCGGAGGGAGTGCATACGAATTCGCTCTTTCGTATGCAGCCGGAGCGATGGCTTGAATCGCGCATGCGCATGTCGATTGCGGAGTTGCTTCCTGCGCTGCGCGGTGAGTTTCTTTATTCGCAGGTGCCGGCGATTACTACAGGGGAACGCGGCATGCTCGACCTGTTGACTATCGATCGCAATGGCCGCCTGACCATCATCGAAGTAAAGGCAGACGAAGATATGCAGCTTCCGCTGCAGGGGTTGGACTATTGGATTCGCGTTCGCGCGCTGAATGCGGACCGGGCTATTGTTGGCAATCGCGAAGTTAGCGCATTCGAACGGCAGGGATATTTTGCGGGAGCCGAGTTAGCGAATCGTTCGCCTAAACTGCTGCTGGTTGCGCCTGCGCTGCGCATTCATCCGTCGAATGAAATTGTGCTGCGTTACTTATCGCATGAGGTGGACTGGGAGTTGATCGCAGTCAGCGAACACTGGCGTCGTGAGCTGAAGGTGGTCTTTCGCAAGCATGGTGCTTAGAGTATTTTGCCTATCAGGGAAAATGTTTTAGCGGCTCTTTTCCAATGCCAGTACGGAAAAGCCGGTGGCTGCATCGCTCATGAATTTTCCAATGTCGGAGTTGGGATCGCGCTTTACGTTGACTGACCAGGCAGGCCACTGGCCCTCGGCTTTGTTCTGATTGGCCAGTATCCACGATAGTCCGCGCCTGGATTCGACAGTCTTTCCCATACCGTTTTCTTCGAGCGCAAGCACGATGATGCCTGTCGCGTAACCGTCGCTGCGCAGGTCAAAGGGGGTGTTATCGTGGCGCTTCCAGGTGCCTTGTCCCAGGTCTGTGAGGCTCCAGCCGCCGTCCTCGTGCTGCTTTGTGTAAAGCTCTTTTGCCAGTGCGGCGCGTTCGGGATCGGTCATCAGGCCGGGCAGTTTTGAAGATGCCCACAGCAGCGTGATGCGATTGATGAGTGGTTGAGCTGCCGCTTCGCGGTGAAGATATCCGCGCAACAAAGTTAGATTGCGTTGAATCTTAGGGTCATTCCGATAGTTATCGGGAGCCATGCCGACGGCGAGCGCGGCCATTGCTGCGCCGTTGTATTCGCTCTCTGGTGCTTCCCAGGGAGAGAAGTGAAAGTCCTGCCAGATCCACGCACCGGCCTTTGCGCCGGTCTGTTCCTGCGATGTCCACATGCTCTCAAATGCTTTGCGAGTAACGGGCTGCAAGTGCCCTTGCTGCGCGTCGTATGCGACGAGAATCACAGCGTTATTGACTGCTTCAGCGTTGCGCGCTTCTTTGGTTTTGCCGGGGCCGTGCTCTGCGTCGGTGTAGAAGGTTGTCGCTTCCTTGCCTAAGTTGACGCGCTTGATGATGCTGTCGAGCATTACGCGTTCGGGATCGGACAGGTGTTGCTCTCCTAACTGTTCGCGCAAGGCGGGCCGCGCCAATGCATACGGGACCTGTGTGTGGCATGAGACGCAGACGGTGTCGTGATCCTTTTGCGCGTGTGGCCATGCCTGCCACCAAACTTCGCGACTGTCGAGATAGCTGGCCGCGGTAGCTTCATTCCATTTTTGATCAGACGGCGCATTGGCGGCCGATGAAGTATCGGAGTCTGGATGCGTGGCCGCGCTGGCTGCTGCGGTGAGAGCGAG of Acidicapsa ligni contains these proteins:
- a CDS encoding outer membrane protein assembly factor BamD — its product is MFTTKTLNRNAGRLTATLGILTLALTMVPAQAKTKVPKTKKNQDLSANPLANVSSRQPDKELFDKAMIALKKGRFDVARLDLQTLLNTYPESEYQMRAKLAVGDSWFKEGGTAALTQAEAEYNDFITFFPQAPEAAEAKMKVADIYFMQMEKPDRDFNNAVHAEQAYREMINQFPDSSLVPRAKQKLRETQEVLGEREFLIGQYYASRENWAGAIARLQTVADTYPLYSRSDQLWLTIGDAYSGEARSVEAAKALPGSVRERLNQIYLDKAAAAYGKIIVRYPMAPHVEDARDRLVAMNRPVPEPTQEAVAENDAEERSRQPVRFTDKTLGLIKHGPLVVEAAHVGEPTMTAPSRTIAPSITKENQQIFASAFRASQPGAPAEAGKTAEPTGANEPPRSDQPQAPLQFENVPDSSGGSGNSVGASIVSAPNAAPAAKPEEDPNAVVKSVGPTETKLPEAEAPAAAPEQVNDVKSGSTPAQNTAAPADAKASKKKPKLDQSDESSSKKKKKKGLSKLNPF
- a CDS encoding excinuclease ABC subunit UvrC, whose protein sequence is MLNQTLPFDAANPAEALRQLPARKAAVFALYGADESAEPYIGTTPDLRRRLERLLRPAVGQTRRLQLVSRVRRIAWQITGSEFESLLLQFCLLEQAYGAKVLERMHLRPPAFVRFHGGNPYPRLTITNRPSLKESQWAFGPFPSRTSAERYCEEVLKLFLLRRCEENLDPHPSHPGCVYSEMKKCLAPCYQGCTDERYAEESDAVRSFLATRGESKLTIIGQQRDHASEQMEFEAAAALHAQFQRVESVRALAAEIVRPLSELRACFFQVSANPEEVSVFLYENGELRGPAPFSTLGMRIQNEQSGSSSLFAQPMAIQPVPESEPQGSPSGTSSTPGTSSQPGRKANRDLLEARLESVLESLAATRPQPNATTRQGHLALVTRWYYRPQQKRIGEICFPHTGENQPWPLKSMLRSIGRVAAASLSPASLSPAGLPPTSL
- a CDS encoding TldD/PmbA family protein; its protein translation is MSEVAATSQSNSKLDLKSLAAEVVDRAIKAGATDAEAIVSEGDEFSVSVRMGEVETLQESGSRGLGLRVFRGQRSASASTSDLTPDGIAQLVSGAMALAQVTEEDSFAGLPDPADFGQLQDDLHLYYEDVYSLPAAERIDRAKRAEAAALAADPRITNSQGGSFDAATGRRVLANSRGFLGQYRSSYCGLSAVPLAMDEKGSMQRDSWSSSARRIADLESPESIGKEAARRALRHLGARRVPTQQVPIVFSQDVSRSLIGHLFEAASGDSIWRSASFLVGQLGESIAAANLTVIDDHTMLLPNGVGGYGTSPFDGEGLPTRRTVVVENGILQTYLLNTYTARKLNMRSTGNATRGLAGSPGIGAGNLYLVPGSQTPEEILADIPSGLYVTSLMGFGANMVTGDYSRGASGLWIENGELTYAVEEITIAGNLREMFRNITAIGNDLVFRSSVAAPTLRVDGMAIAGA
- the tldD gene encoding metalloprotease TldD, producing the protein MSASPILAPLPTASHKRYFFQKFGITESLLERCLGEALSAGGDYADLYFESVTATALGVDEQIVKSASQGTSAGCGIRVLSGERTGYAYTDNLSPERLIHAAKTAALIASGPSKQPIQGFNDAPVADLYPVPLGGFDLDLAARLDLIQRADRAARAFDPRVIQVRASYSEELRRILIAGSDGAFASDTQPLCRLNVFVIAKDDSNTTRGSGGCGGRGGLDIFVGSKSPESLAREAARGAILQLGAVPAPAGEMEVVLGPGWPGILLHEAVGHGLEADFNRKKTSAFAGLVGQSVASSKVTVVDNGTIAGRRGSLNVDDEGSPTQETVLIENGILKGYLTDKLSSRLTGAANTGSGRRENYQCIPMPRMTNTYMLAGDDSPEDIIRSVRRGLYAVNFGGGQVDITNGKFVFSASEAYLIEDGKITAPVKDATLIGNGPEALKYVSMVGHDLKLDEGIGTCGKNGQSVPVGVGMPTIKLDKMTVGGTGR
- a CDS encoding YfiT family bacillithiol transferase codes for the protein MTLSTDLRYPVGRFSAPASKTYADFTAAIDVLRQLPRLLTAAVDGLDDSQLDTPYRDGGWTVRQVVHHLADSHLNSYIRFKLALTENWPTIKAYDQEAWANLPDSKMPVQVSLDLATAVHARWVALLESMTEEQFELGFTHPIYGSMTLAHALAMYDWHSRHHVGHINGLRSRMGW
- the rpe gene encoding ribulose-phosphate 3-epimerase — its product is MVELLPSILSADFAHLADEVAAAERGGGTVIHVDVMDGHFVPNITLGPPVVRSLRKATSLPLDCHLMIDNPNDYIPAFAEAGANWIGVHYEACPHLHRTIELIQNHGMHPGVVLNPATRVDVLLDILPMLHHVLIMSVNPGFGGQNFIPFSLDKIRRLAEIRQELGLAFRIEVDGGVAHDTIAQVVKAGADLLVAGSAVFSNGSAEQNARELLAVAKIASGEA
- a CDS encoding TIGR03435 family protein — protein: MAHLTMHGTARQIAAAILLLSPYSLIAQPPTQPQSQPQPSAERPKFDAFDVATIKPVGPDEGKGRFITMQDAHRFVAKDYTLKLLIAAAYDLNPKTISGGPNWIESDHYNIVAVTPGEHPGEGPGKVQGEISSEIRPTRNEQMTMLRALLVDRFKLTFHREAKEFSIFELQVSKDGPKLKPTAAPDTPPSVGPGVVYPQRIVLPGRNATMGEFASLLQRAILDRPVVDKTGLSGRYDFDFEWAPDETQFGGDVPVASADAPSPPLFRAIQDQLGLRLVPTHGPVNALVVDSAERPSPN